From the genome of Mugil cephalus isolate CIBA_MC_2020 chromosome 2, CIBA_Mcephalus_1.1, whole genome shotgun sequence, one region includes:
- the LOC125000186 gene encoding stromal membrane-associated protein 1-like gives MTTRSEREKAQKLNEQHQAILSKMLREEDNKYCADCEAKGPRWASWNLGVFICIRCAGIHRNLGVHISRVKSVNLDQWTSDQIQSILDMGNTKARRLYEANLPDNFRRPQTDQAVEFFIRDKYEKKKYYSKNVTNGSSPKDSNKEREPDRGSKVSSYTKSEESRPVPKISPAKTSEPPVNLLGLDAPAAASTNNGSTSTSQNSDLDIFGPMVSNPLPASTSAAQFSQVSSSNSASTPTQAPAAGAVGGGASSGSVPGDLDLFSDSSNTTKTDDAAKKPLSKDSILSLYGTNSMSQQAPAAGMFMGPSQMQFPVQAAAGYQAFPGMGTAMPPTTVMGAMMAQSGAAMMGPSPGMMVGMTMPNGFMGNAPAAGMMGMAPRMMGPQAGAMPAGMVPAQGMYTIQPGQQAQWNMGQMNQQMSGLTLNGAGGQMAFGQPPSAMGGWAAAGSGQTLSTQLWK, from the exons GCCCAAGATGGGCATCCTGGAATCTGGGAGTGTTTATCTGCATCCGGTGTGCTGGAATTCACAGGAACTTGGGAGTACACATATCCAGAGTGAAATCAGTCAACCTGGACCAATGGACCTCAGATCAAATCCAG agTATACTGGATATGGGCAACACCAAGGCCAGACGGCTTTATGAGGCCAACCTTCCAGACAACTTCAGAAGACCTCAAACAGACCA AGCGGTGGAATTCTTCATCAGGGATAAATacgagaagaagaaatactACAGCAAGAATGTGACCAATGGGAGCAGT CCAAAAGATAGTAATAAGGAGAGGGAGCCAGACAGAGGGAGCAAGGTGTCATCTTACACCAAG agtgaaGAGTCCAGGCCCGTTCCTAAAATCAGCCCTGCTAAGACGTCAGAACCTCCTGTGAATCTACTCGGCCTTG ACGCACCAGCAGCTGCATCAACTAACAATGGTAGCACGAGCACAAGCCAGAACAGTGACCTGGATATATTCGGCCCCATGGTATCCAACCCCCTCCCCGCTTCCACATCCGCAGCTCAGTTTTCTCag GTGAGCTCCAGTAACTCGGCCAGTACTCCGACGCAAGCGCCCGCCGCTGGAGCGGTAGGAGGCGGAGCCAGCTCAGGGTCAGTACCGGGAGACCTCGACTTGTTCAGTGACAGCAGTAACACCACTAAAACAGACGACGCTGCTAAGAAGCCCCTGTCCAAGGACTCCATCCTGTCCCTGTATGGAACCAACAGCATGTCCCAGCAGGCCCCCGCTG CTGGCATGTTCATGGGCCCCTCTCAGATGCAGTTTCCTGTCCAGGCCGCTGCTGGTTATCAGGCTTTCCCTGGCATGGGCACAGCCATGCCGCCCACTACTGTCATGGGAGCCATGATGGCTCAGAGCGGAGCAGCCATGATGGGGCCCAGTCCAGGCATGATGGTTGGAATGACGATGCCTAACGGCTTCATGGGTAATGCACCTGCTGCTGGTATGATGGGCATGGCCCCCAGGATGATGGGACCACAGGCTGGAGCGATGCCCGCAGGCATGGTGCCTGCTCAGGGCATGTACACCATCCAGCCCGGGCAGCAGGCTCAGTGGAACATGGGTCAG ATGAACCAGCAGATGTCAGGGTTGACTCTGAACGGTGCGGGCGGCCAGATGGCCTTCGGTCAGCCTCCTTCAGCTATGGGTGGCTGGGCTGCTGCTGGATCTGGCCAGACTCTGAGCACACAGCTATGGAAGTGA